The following are encoded together in the Anopheles nili chromosome 3, idAnoNiliSN_F5_01, whole genome shotgun sequence genome:
- the LOC128727677 gene encoding WASH complex subunit 5 has translation MATEFLAENNVCGQTILQIVAEGNTIICELLRLKDYVPELFYLKTKEEQQKYGEIIKDFSYFQIADAQEAKIEADGRLRQIDEELRENYIVTLNRFYIVFESIHKYVKDLNAFIEELNTGLFIQQSMEKVFQDEEGKQLMCEALYLYGMMLLVVDLHIPGIVRERILVSYNRYSALKTHSDSSIDEVCKLLRSTGFNDVPAGSGSSGGGAGRKATSYPEDYFARVPINRLYIELVIGRLRSDDVYNQITVYPLPEQHSTALANQAGMLYVCLFFSPKMLHNQPARMREIVDKFFSNNWIVSLYMGITVNLISAWESFKAAKTALTNTLDNGNLKDICQRQKQSMDVLLNRTRNILREGNLTEQNLLDHMPKVMALVRDCNITVRWVLLHTSGSSTLDMTSAAVSKRCRQVRELIEQEIDFRGVVFFELLLNTSQLELKVREILKRLLEEKDDRWAEFRREATSRMQDLTDAFSGERPFVKTRKNDSLSKCFANIRKEIDGLSKEEKCINQTGRTIIQLLQALEEVQDYHGLSKNMQVKQHIVETRQYLHEMFHTISIKENDLINLQLIGDFSYAWRLIDGYTGMMQENIRRQPRLVIKLRSTFLKLASALEIPLLRLNQAESEHLIDVSKYYSNELANFVRKVVQIIPETMFAILAQIVHLQTNVLRELPARLEKERMKEYAQFEERFQIAKLTYTLSTFTEGILAMQTTLVGVVELDSRKLLEDGIRRKLVQNVSEAFHQQLVFNAKAKESELYPRLDALHKILHGYRRSFEYVQDYLNIHCMRIWNEEMARIVRFNVEKECQPLLKRKPHEWEQPLAELTDTEGCLAPIPVYNPVDMTSVNFMGRLAREVLRVTDPKTTIYIDICSSWYDYKTHKLLLTNKFASKINDAFGPAGLIGLDRLYGAMVKSELETILASLQRKIQHEANWSDVLGTIKSDLEKADIVENPGKSYATSLSNVNRLFSSSAIGDWLLKIGQKQTLRSQVALELNCSCKIRATKLEASLMTLNEAILLEFQRHQLDENHPVPQAELVAELNTYLLYAGLYDPYRKVYLKQETPRFLPLVLFLFVVSTLGKLQYMENVDSLVAKRKNEAIDGHPLTIGVLTVLRQFDALETDIFLQYLCQYVLSFVHASLEAKNAIGTEALFGLRFLEIFTRIADIPRSYLEQYLPVVVLDQHVFTADTK, from the exons ATGGCGACCGAATTTCTAGCCGAAAACAATGTCTGCGGGCAGACTATACTCCAGATTGTTGCGGAGGGCAATACCATCATATGCGAGTTGCTGCGGCTAAAGGATTACGTTCCGGAATTGTTTTA TTTAAAAACGAAGGAAGAACAACAGAAGTATGGCGAAATTATCAAGGATTTTAGCTACTTCCAAATTGCCGATGCGCAAGAGGCAAAGATCGAAGCAGATGGAAGGCTTCGCCAGATTGACGAGGAGCTTCGCGAAAACTATATCGTCACCCTGAACCGGTTCTACATCGTGTTTGAAAGCATACACAAATACGTGAAAGATCTGAACGCGTTCATCGAGGAGCTAAATACGGGCCTCTTCATCCAGCAGTCGATGGAGAAGGTGTTTCAGGACGAGGAAGGAAAACAGCTTATG TGTGAAGCATTGTACCTGTACGGCATGATGCTCCTGGTGGTCGATCTGCACATTCCGGGCATCGTGAGGGAACGCATTCTGGTGTCGTACAATCGGTACAGCGCGTTGAAAACGCACAGCGACAGCAGCATCGACGAAGTTTGCAAGCTGTTGCGTTCTACCGGCTTCAATGATGTCCCGGCAGGCAGCGGGAGTAGCGGTGGAGGCGCTGGGCGTAAAGCGACCAGCTATCCGGAGGATTACTTTGCCCGCGTTCCTATCAACCGGCTCTACATCGAGCTGGTCATCGGGCGGTTGCGGTCCGACGATGTGTACAATCAAATCACCGTGTATCCGCTGCCGGAGCAGCATTCAACCGCGCTTGCTAACCAGGCTGGCATGCTGTACGTGTGCCTCTTCTTCTCACCCAAAATGCTGCACAATCAGCCGGCTCGGATGCGCGAAATCGTGGACAAGTTTTTCTCCAACAATTGGATCGTATCGCTCTACATGGGCATCACGGTGAATCTCATAA GTGCCTGGGAATCTTTTAAGGCGGCTAAAACGGCCCTAACGAACACCCTAGACAACGGAAATCTGAAGGACATATGCCAGCGGCAGAAACAATCGATGGACGTGCTGCTCAACCGCACCCGGAACATTCTGCGGGAGGGAAATCTCACCGAACAGAACCTGCTCGATCACATGCCGAAGGTGATGGCGCTGGTGCGCGACTGTAACATCACAGTCCGGTGGGTGCTGTTGCACACGAGCGGTTCCAGCACCCTCGATATGACCTCCGCGGCCGTCTCCAAACGTTGCCGGCAAGTACGCGAGCTGATCGAGCAGGAGATCGACTTCCGGGGAGTGGTTTTCTTCGAACTTCTCCTCAACACGAGCCAGCTCGAGCTGAAGGTGCGCGAAATCTTGAAGCGGCTGCTCGAGGAAAAAGACGACCGTTGGGCGGAGTTCCGACGGGAGGCAACCTCCCGGATGCAGGACCTTACCGATGCCTTCTCGGGCGAGCGTCCGTTCGTGAAGACGCGTAAAAACGACAGCCTTAGCAAGTGCTTCGCCAACATCCGCAAGGAAATCGACGGATTGAGCAAAGAGGAAAAGTGCATCAACCAGACGGGCCGGACGATCATCCAGCTGCTGCAGGCGCTCGAGGAAGTACAGGACTACCACGGGCTGAGCAAGAACATGCAGGTGAAGCAGCACATCGTCGAGACGCGCCAGTACCTGCACGAGATGTTCCACACGATCAGCATCAAGGAGAACGATCTGATCAATCTGCAGCTGATCGGTGACTTCAGCTACGCGTGGCGGCTAATCGACGGCTACACGGGCAtgatgcaggaaaacatcCGCCGCCAGCCGCGGCTGGTGATAAAGCTTCGCTCGACTTTCCTGAAGCTGGCATCGGCCCTCGAAATCCCCCTGTTGCGTCTAAATCAAGCCGAATCCGAGCACCTGATCGACGTGTCGAAGTACTACAGCAACGAGCTGGCAAATTTTGTGCGCAAAGTCGTGCAGATCATTCCCGAGACCATGTTCGCCATTCTCGCGCAGATAGTCCACCTGCAGACGAACGTGTTGCGCGAGCTGCCGGCCCGGCTCGAGAAGGAACGCATGAAAGAGTACGCGCAGTTCGAGGAGCGATTCCAGATCGCGAAACTCACGTACACGCTGTCCACGTTTACCGAGGGCATTCTGGCGATGCAAACCACGCTCGTCGGTGTGGTTGAGCTCGACTCCCGGAAGCTGCTCGAGGATGGCATCCGGCGCAAGCTGGTGCAGAACGTTTCCGAGGCGTTCCATCAGCAGCTGGTGTTCAACGCGAAAGCCAAAGAGTCGGAGCTGTATCCGCGGCTGGACGCGCTACACAAGATCCTTCACGGGTACCGGCGATCATTCGAGTACGTGCAGGACTATCTGAACATCCACTGTATGCGCATTTGGAACGAGGAGATGGCTCGCATCGTGCGGTTCAACGTGGAGAAGGAATGTCAACCGTTGCTAAAGCGCAAGCCACACGAATGGGAACAACCGCTGGCGGAACTGACCGACACCGAGGGATGTTTGGCGCCGATTCCCGTCTACAACCCGGTCGATATGACGTCCGTCAACTTTATGGGCCGGCTGGCGCGGGAAGTGCTACGCGTTACCGATCCCAA AACCACGATCTACATCGACATCTGCTCCAGCTGGTACGACTACAAGACGCACAAGCTGCTGTTAACGAACAAATTCGCTAGCAAAATCAACGACGCGTTCGGTCCTGCCGGTCTAATCGGGCTGGATCGATTGTACGGTGCGATGGTGAAAAGCGAACTCGAGACGATCCTGGCGAGCCTCCAGCGCAAGATCCAACACGAAGCGAACTGGAGCGACGTGTTGGGCACGATAAAGAGCGATCTAGAGAAGGCGGACATTGTGGAAAACCCTGGAAAAAGCTACGCTACCTCGCTGTCCAACGTGAACCGTCTATTCTCGTCCAGTGCCATCGGCGATTGGTTGCTAAAGATCGGCCAAAAGCAAACCCTCCGCAGCCAGGTAGCCCTGGAGCTGAACTGCAGTTGTAAAATACGGGCCACTAAGCTGGAAGCCTCACTGATGACGCTGAATGA AGCCATCCTGCTGGAGTTCCAGCGCCACCAGCTCGATGAGAATCACCCCGTACCACAGGCGGAGCTCGTGGCGGAACTCAACACGTACCTGCTGTACGCAGGATTGTACGATCCGTACCGGAAGGTGTATCTGAAGCAGGAAACACCACGCTTTCTCCCGCTTGTGCTGTTCCTGTTCGTCGTGTCCACACTCGGCAAGCTGCAGTACATGGAAAACGTGGACAGTCTGGTGGCGAAGCGCAAAAACGAAGCCATCGATGGACATCCGCTCACGATCGGTGTGCTAACCGTGCTGCGGCAGTTTGACGCACTCGAAACGGACATCTTCCTGCAGTACCTGTGCCAGTACGTGCTGTCCTTCGTGCACGCGAGCTTAGA AGCCAAAAACGCGATCGGAACGGAGGCACTGTTTGGGTTACGATTTCTCGAAATCTTCACGCGTATCGCCGACATTCCACGGAGCTACCTGGAGCAGTACCTACCGGTGGTCGTCCTCGATCAGCACGTGTTCACGGCGGACACTAAATGA
- the LOC128727678 gene encoding peroxiredoxin-6 — protein sequence MPLNLGDPFPNFTVDSTIGTIDFHQWIGDDSWAILFSHPADYTPVCTTELAAVAKLVPEFNKRNVKPIALSCDSVDSHRGWIEDIKAYGELSTTGKDVFPFPIIDDSKRELAVQLNMLDRDEIGAAGLPLTCRAVFVIDTAKKLRLSILYPATTGRNFAEILRTIDSMQLTDRRKIATPADWTPGSVCMVQPTVPEDQLDVLFPAGVTSVPMPSGKKYLRKTQCPE from the coding sequence ATGCCATTAAACCTGGGCGATCCGTTTCCCAATTTCACCGTCGACAGTACGATCGGCACCATCGATTTCCACCAGTGGATAGGTGACGACAGCTGGgccatccttttttctcatcccgcCGACTACACGCCGGTTTGCACGACGGAGCTGGCCGCCGTAGCAAAGCTGGTCCCAGAATTCAACAAGCGCAACGTGAAACCCATCGCCCTGTCTTGCGATTCGGTGGATTCGCATCGTGGCTGGATCGAGGACATCAAGGCGTACGGGGAGTTAAGCACCACCGGCAAGGATGTGTTCCCCTTCCCGATCATCGACGACTCGAAACGTGAGCTAGCGGTGCAGTTAAACATGCTCGATCGGGACGAAATCGGAGCGGCCGGATTGCCGCTCACCTGCCGGGCAGTTTTCGTGATCGATACCGCCAAAAAGCTGCGCCTCTCGATCCTCTACCCAGCGACTACGGGACGCAACTTTGCGGAGATTCTCCGAACGATCGATTCCATGCAGCTAACGGATAGGCGAAAGATCGCCACACCGGCGGATTGGACGCCCGGTAGCGTTTGCATGGTGCAACCTACGGTACCGGAAGACCAGCTGGACGTCCTGTTCCCGGCCGGTGTCACCAGCGTACCGATGCCCTCGGGGAAAAAGTACTTACGTAAAACGCAGTGTCCCGAATGA
- the LOC128724726 gene encoding uncharacterized protein LOC128724726, whose protein sequence is MSEPKPFSVGKDNKEATTKALYPEGSAFSNLGDDGLPTGPSLKSASPVQNVICLSDDETKTLTTLEPAKKLSKEPAKKITSSVVPAKKPAKAFQAVKHSAPSARDQEDASKPQQVSPGQLPSKENLIQKMRSNLNKQIDVKSVTSSTTSTPLDVSGAIEIPQDLILSNDLPPTPLAPTEPKASELEDHDLIAILEGNVVAIRENASEIEVCVGAKEAKDVDEEMESFSISIIDPTEVQQAKIEREKEIARRQIESLPLIPKVRKPRTKPSAKPTADQANAQIPPRKMEFVTPPPAPKLINIEAGVTIKGQTTIRPIVKAVAVDPLEIKSEKESQQSNIKETVVKQFGDRLKPEGIRIKHTPIKPTVIPQRKNKLIDSLVSDWDDEPMLPQDKPQNVLSLSTAKPPSVVVQEAPKTTARQPFAVPPPAPEPKRIIKRKIIWDPSDASAPATGLAKSNRGQATNDSTTPTEKVVFKMRQKRADSVTVHMIRTEEFKPVAPVRKRAQTPEPVQLVERKQFQSTKSTEDAPADSRAKKRKKNEIERLLGDEGAINMLYDVECESNRKDLLKDTVVDGSDEDEKLIAKTKIITNAVINQGKSPNREVSSTQGLRVRAKRALTPQKQTAPKSSPEVVTKSTVSPSSAPTTQAAKKTLNGSGGNAAGQPLTGARKRKLATYASRDWDYVYNAQRNDDAMIIRRRSNSSYSSSASPRRLSFDQTNEQTAGSSSSLAKSTSSQDATKKDGDFLFAKPTDKGGNQETGVNKSLGTSSLEQIKVDTSLVATMRGKLTKVLKAIPLATSTPTPSTGTTAAKGTMVKRKSPKPAVEKPAEIAVVEPKRENACFDDAMQRKLDELKQMTCESYGEYVEIVLKSKGVASANGTKGALVDVFSYELMNELGSTLTLLQNHAATRVVMLRSAGAHFSRGLDVAHLIQPMDKRKAIAEDMSDCLRKFLMTLAAFPKPIVAIVHGNVLGMGVMILPLFDVVLAQVGSSFMAPYGYFGYLPEGLNAFTGGRMVKSKAVTDLLLLGRRITVGTALDYGLVTETVPPEKIRDRALLLVKNVSCQSVQAMHSIKQHLRRDMLANMEQVLPSEQKRQAQQWSTTECQLKFKLFVSKGGEL, encoded by the exons ATGAGCGAACCAAAGCCATTTTCCGTTGGGAAGGACAATAAGGAGGCGACAACGAAGGCACTATACCCGGAAGGCTCTGCCTTTTCAAATCTAGGCGATGATGGATTACCAACCGGACCATCGTTAAAATCCGCCTCGCCAGTGCAGAACGTAATTTGCCTCAGTGATGACGAGACTAAAACGCTGACCACGTTGGAACCGGCGAAGAAACTTTCCAAGGAGCCAGCGAAAAAGATTACTAGTTCAGTGGTTCCCGCTAAGAAACCTGCAAAG GCTTTTCAAGCTGTAAAACATTCCGCCCCTTCCGCACGAGATCAAGAGGATGCAAGCAAACCACAGCAAGTTTCCCCTGGACAGTTGCCTTcgaaggaaaatttaattcaaaagaTGCGTAGCAATttgaacaaacaaatcgaTGTTAAATCGGTAACCAGCTCTACAACCAGTACGCCGTTAGATGTGAGCGGGGCTATAGAAATCCCCCAGGATCTCATATTGAGCAATGATTTACCCCCGACACCGTTGgcaccgaccgaaccgaaggCGAGCGAGCTAGAGGATCACGATCTGATTGCCATACTTGAGGGCAACGTGGTCGCAATACGCGAAAATGCGTCCGAGATAGAGGTGTGCGTCGGGGCCAAAGAAGCGAAGGACGTCGATGAGGAGATGGAATCCTTTTCGATATCCATAATTGATCCGACTGAGGTGCAGCAGGCGAAGATagagcgcgagaaagagatcgCCAGACGGCAAATCGAAAGTTTGCCGTTGATACCGAAGGTGAGAAAACCTCGCACGAAGCCAAGCGCTAAACCCACCGCGGATCAAGCAAATGCCCAAATACCCCCCCGTAAGATGGAATTTGTGACTCCACCGCCAGCTCCAAAGCTGATAAATATCGAGGCTGGCGTCACGATAAAGGGACAGACGACGATACGACCTATCGTGAAAGCGGTAGCGGTAGATCCTCTGGAAATAAAGAGCGAAAAGGAATCGCAACAGTCGAACATAAAAGAAACGGTTGTCAAACAGTTTGGCGATAGATTAAAACCTGAAGGGATCAGgataaaacacacaccgaTCAAGCCGACCGTTATTCCccagaggaaaaataaactgaTAGATTCACTCGTGTCCGATTGGGACGATGAACCGATGTTACCGCAGGATAAGCCCCAGAACGTCCTCTCCTTATCAACGGCAAAACCACCTAGTGTGGTAGTGCAGGAAGCTCCTAAAACAACTGCCCGCCAGCCGTTTGCCGTGCCACCACCTGCTCCGGAACCCAAACGGATCATTAAGCGAAAGATCATATGGGATCCTTCCGATGCCAGTGCACCCGCCACTGGTTTGGCCAAATCGAACCGTGGCCAGGCAACGAACGACAGTACAACGCCCACCGAGAAAGTGGTGTTTAAAATGCGCCAAAAGCGCGCTGATTCCGTGACCGTTCACATGATTCGTACGGAGGAATTTAAGCCAGTGGCGCCGGTACGAAAGAGGGCACAGACACCAGAACCAGTGCAGCTTGTTGAGCGGAAGCAGTTCCAGTCGACCAAAAGCACCGAAGACGCTCCGGCAGATTCGAGGGcaaagaaacggaaaaagaacgaaatcgAGCGCTTGCTGGGCGACGAGGGCGCTATTAACATGCTGTATGACGTGGAGTGTGAATCGAACCGCAAGGACCTGCTCAAAGACACCGTGGTAGATGGAagcgacgaggacgaaaagTTGattgcaaaaaccaaaattatCACCAACGCCGTCATAAATCAGGGCAAATCGCCAAACCGCGAAGTGTCTTCCACGCAGGGCTTACGTGTGCGAGCGAAGCGTGCCCTGACGCCCCAGAAACAAACTGCTCCCAAGAGCAGTCCGGAAGTGGTCACCAAATCGACGGTTTCTCCATCAAGCGCCCCCACTACTCAGGCGGCGAAGAAAACGTTAAACGGGTCAGGAGGCAATGCGGCCGGTCAACCGCTAACGGGTGCTCGCAAACGCAAACTGGCCACGTACGCCTCGAGAGACTGGGATTACGTGTACAACGCACAGCGCAACGACGATGCCATGATCATCCGCCGGCGTTCGAACAGCTCATATTCTAGCAGTGCAAGTCCACGGCGGTTAAGCTTCGAccaaacaaatgaacaaacagCTGGGTCATCGTCGTCGCTAGCAAAATCGACCTCCTCGCAGGACGCAACCAAGAAGGACGGGGACTTCTTGTTCGCAAAGCCGACCGATAAAGGTGGCAACCAAGAGACGGGTGTGAACAAATCGCTCGGAACATCGTCGCTGGAACAAATCAAGGTGGATACGTCGCTGGTGGCCACCATGAGAGGCAAACTCACCAAGGTGTTGAAGGCAATTCCGTTGGCAACGAGCACACCAACGCCGAGTACGGGTACGACTGCTGCCAAAGGTACGATGGTCAAGCGCAAATCACCAAAGCCAGCTGTGGAGAAACCCGCAGAGATTGCAGTAGTGGAACCGAAACGGGAGAACGCGTGTTTCGATGATGCAATGCAAAGGAAGCTAGATGAGCTGAAACAAATGACATGCGAAAGCTACGGGGAGTACGTGGAAATTGTGCTAAAGTCAAAAGGCGTTGCCAGTGCCAACGGAACAAAGGGAGCCTTGGTGGATGTGTTTTCGTATGAG CTTATGAACGAACTGGGAAGTACATTAACACTACTGCAAAATCATGCGGCAACACGTGTGGTCATGTTGCGTTCTGCTGGAGCACATTTCAGTCGTGGGTTGGATGTGGCGCACCTAATACAGCCAATGGACAAGCGTAAAGCCATCGCCGAGGACATGAGCGATTGCCTGAG GAAATTTTTGATGACACTCGCCGCCTTTCCCAAGCCAATCGTTGCTATTGTGCACGGCAATGTCCTCGGAATGGGTGTGATGATACTGCCCCTGTTCGACGTAGTGCTAGCGCAGGTCGGCAGCAGCTTCATGGCACCGTACGGTTATTTCGGATACCTGCCCGAAGGTTTGAACGCGTTCACCGGTGGTCGAATGGTTAAATCAAAAGCG GTGACGGATCTTCTGCTGCTAGGCAGGCGAATTACAGTTGGCACCGCACTGGATTACGGTCTTGTCACGGAAACGGTCCCACCGGAGAAGATTCGCGACAGAGCACTTTTGCTTGTGAAGAACGTGTCCTGCCAGTCCGTCCAG GCAATGCATTCGATCAAGCAGCATCTGCGGCGGGACATGTTGGCCAACATGGAGCAGGTATTACCGTCGGAACAGAAGCGGCAGGCTCAGCAATGGTCAACAACCGAATGTCAGCTAAAGTTTAAGCTGTTCGTCAGTAAAGGGGGCGAACTGTAA